A single region of the Elizabethkingia sp. JS20170427COW genome encodes:
- a CDS encoding 1-acyl-sn-glycerol-3-phosphate acyltransferase: MAKKTIFTDSFGNIYFLKRFIILVLGFISYRRFNGFNKLKLSGTENLVDLPSTNVLFVSNHQTYFADVAAMYHAFCSVNNGYIDTIKNPVYLLNPKVDFYYVAAEETMNKGILSRIFKLAGAITVKRTWRAEGKSVNRMVDMHEVDNIMKALDNGWVITFPQGTTSAFAQGRKGTAKLIKSQRPIVIPIKINGFRRAFDKKGLKIKVTGVEPTMQFKPALDIDYDNDSALEILDKIMEAIEQTPEHNVLHKYDEELKNKNKDCE, translated from the coding sequence ATGGCAAAAAAAACAATTTTTACAGATTCTTTTGGAAATATTTACTTCCTGAAGAGATTCATTATATTGGTATTAGGCTTTATTTCTTACAGACGTTTTAATGGGTTTAACAAACTTAAATTAAGCGGAACCGAGAATTTAGTAGATTTACCTTCTACCAACGTGCTTTTTGTATCGAATCACCAGACATATTTTGCTGATGTAGCAGCAATGTATCATGCTTTTTGTAGTGTGAATAATGGATATATCGATACGATTAAAAACCCAGTCTATTTGCTTAATCCTAAAGTAGATTTTTATTATGTAGCGGCTGAAGAAACTATGAACAAAGGGATTCTTTCAAGGATTTTTAAACTGGCAGGAGCAATTACAGTAAAAAGAACTTGGAGAGCGGAAGGGAAAAGTGTTAACCGTATGGTGGATATGCACGAAGTGGATAATATAATGAAGGCTTTGGATAACGGCTGGGTGATTACCTTCCCACAAGGGACAACTTCTGCATTTGCCCAAGGACGAAAAGGGACCGCTAAGCTTATTAAAAGCCAAAGACCTATTGTTATCCCTATTAAGATCAATGGTTTTAGAAGAGCCTTCGATAAAAAAGGATTGAAGATTAAAGTGACAGGAGTGGAGCCTACCATGCAATTTAAACCTGCTTTAGATATCGATTATGATAATGATTCCGCATTGGAAATCTTAGATAAAATTATGGAGGCGATAGAGCAAACACCAGAACATAATGTATTGCACAAATACGATGAGGAGTTGAAGAATAAAAATAAAGATTGCGAATAA
- a CDS encoding acyl-ACP desaturase: MDSKELDSFNNRFDVIRSLDEFVKTAVDEKLMDPDECWQPNDFLPDMESEDALDEVKKLRERASEIPNSIIMSLVGNMITEEALPSYQTYFGMIYNEDKDLTSDKGWTRWARAWTAEENRHGDLLNKYLYLSGRCDMKKVEQTIHRLIYNGFDPNAEQDPYQSIIYTSFQERATKISHVNTGKLADKAGDNVLSRICKQIAGDEARHENAYKSFMSEIFKVDPNGAIKAFEKMMRKQISMPAMLMDNEKSSENIFVDFSEITQKIGVYTTWDYASIIEHLVKYWKIESLTGLQDGYTKAQDYLCKLADRYKKIAERMKVPEEVKLHWISKKTKLSF; the protein is encoded by the coding sequence ATGGACAGTAAGGAATTAGATTCATTCAACAATCGTTTTGATGTGATACGCTCTTTGGATGAATTCGTAAAAACAGCAGTGGACGAAAAACTTATGGATCCCGACGAATGTTGGCAACCTAACGATTTCCTCCCTGATATGGAAAGTGAAGATGCATTAGATGAAGTAAAAAAACTAAGAGAAAGGGCTTCTGAAATCCCTAATAGCATTATTATGTCTCTAGTAGGTAATATGATTACCGAAGAGGCTCTCCCTAGTTACCAAACCTATTTTGGGATGATTTATAACGAAGACAAAGACCTTACTTCAGATAAAGGATGGACAAGATGGGCAAGAGCTTGGACTGCCGAAGAAAACCGACACGGAGATTTACTCAACAAATATCTTTATCTTAGCGGAAGATGTGATATGAAAAAGGTGGAACAAACTATACACCGACTTATTTACAATGGTTTTGATCCCAATGCGGAACAAGATCCTTATCAATCTATCATCTACACTTCTTTCCAAGAAAGGGCTACTAAAATCTCCCATGTTAACACAGGAAAACTAGCTGATAAGGCTGGAGATAATGTATTATCTAGAATTTGTAAGCAGATTGCAGGAGATGAAGCAAGACATGAAAATGCTTATAAATCTTTTATGAGTGAAATTTTTAAAGTAGATCCTAATGGAGCTATTAAGGCTTTTGAAAAAATGATGAGAAAGCAGATCTCTATGCCTGCCATGCTCATGGACAATGAAAAGTCTAGTGAAAACATCTTTGTAGATTTCTCAGAAATCACTCAGAAGATTGGCGTTTATACCACATGGGACTACGCCTCCATCATTGAGCATTTGGTAAAATATTGGAAGATAGAAAGCCTTACAGGCCTACAAGATGGATACACCAAAGCTCAAGATTATCTTTGTAAGCTTGCAGATCGTTATAAAAAGATTGCGGAAAGAATGAAGGTTCCGGAAGAGGTAAAACTTCATTGGATCAGCAAGAAAACCAAACTATCTTTTTAA
- a CDS encoding aminopeptidase C, with amino-acid sequence MKKRTMLLLSFLSMGSLALAQDNLVNSLKNNASENPDFKFTIVKEIGNTSIKDQGSSGTCWSYSGNSFLESEMIRNGKQAVDIAEIFTARNVYHEKAKRYVLFNGGLSWGEGGELHDVIKMYRKYGAVPQEVYTGLQFGQTRNNFSEMSAVIKTMLDTYVKNPSGKLSPNWLTNIDNVMDSYLGEYPKEFTYKGKKYTPQTFAKEVVGINPDDYVELTSYKDYPYYEEFVAPIPDNWSHDLMWNVPMEDLTAIIDNAVDKGYTVGWATDVSEPYFSYKNGVAYVPNIDLNNIDAKTKANLFKGPQPDKKITEEMRQEGLNNLTTTDDHGMQIVGLAKDQTGKDYYMVKNSWGVTNDFNGYLYVTKPYVQYKSTGILVHKNAIPKDIVKKLKLKNRIGL; translated from the coding sequence ATGAAGAAGAGAACTATGCTTTTGCTTTCCTTCCTTTCTATGGGAAGTTTGGCCTTAGCGCAAGACAACTTGGTAAATAGCTTGAAAAATAACGCAAGTGAAAACCCAGACTTTAAATTTACCATCGTAAAAGAAATAGGAAATACCTCAATTAAAGACCAAGGTTCTTCAGGAACTTGTTGGAGTTACTCAGGAAACTCCTTCCTAGAGTCGGAAATGATCCGAAACGGAAAACAAGCTGTAGATATCGCAGAGATTTTTACCGCTAGAAATGTATATCACGAAAAAGCAAAAAGATACGTCTTGTTTAATGGAGGACTTTCTTGGGGCGAAGGAGGAGAATTACACGATGTAATCAAAATGTATCGTAAATACGGAGCTGTTCCTCAAGAGGTGTACACAGGGCTTCAGTTCGGACAGACCAGAAATAATTTCAGTGAGATGAGCGCGGTGATTAAAACCATGCTCGATACTTATGTTAAAAATCCTTCAGGAAAACTTTCCCCTAATTGGCTAACCAATATCGATAATGTAATGGATAGCTATCTTGGAGAATATCCTAAAGAATTTACTTATAAAGGAAAAAAATACACTCCTCAGACTTTTGCTAAAGAAGTAGTAGGCATCAATCCAGATGACTATGTAGAGCTAACATCATACAAAGATTACCCTTACTATGAGGAATTTGTTGCTCCTATCCCAGATAACTGGAGCCATGATCTAATGTGGAATGTTCCAATGGAAGATTTAACAGCCATTATCGACAACGCAGTAGATAAGGGATACACTGTTGGTTGGGCTACCGATGTTTCTGAACCGTATTTTTCTTACAAAAATGGAGTAGCTTACGTTCCGAATATCGACCTTAATAATATCGATGCTAAAACGAAAGCTAATTTATTCAAAGGTCCTCAACCTGATAAAAAAATCACCGAAGAGATGCGCCAGGAAGGTCTTAATAACCTAACAACTACCGATGACCACGGGATGCAAATCGTAGGTTTGGCGAAAGACCAAACAGGAAAAGACTACTACATGGTGAAAAACTCTTGGGGAGTAACCAACGATTTCAACGGCTACCTTTATGTAACCAAACCTTATGTACAATATAAATCTACCGGAATTTTAGTTCATAAAAATGCAATACCTAAAGATATTGTGAAGAAACTAAAACTTAAAAACAGAATTGGTTTATAA
- a CDS encoding diacylglycerol kinase family protein, whose product MRASFIINPYSAKKNYQQFLDLLLKKIPNANYLVSESLEDTDSFIKKEWDNTDVFVAVGGDGTISTVAQKIIHSEKILAVFPAGSGNGFSNETHFNKNIDDLLDKIKKGNFQQIDTFTVNDRLSINVSGAGFDGEVIKKFEKTSRGFVNYIKVTVKTFFIYKSIKIKFEEAYQQYDGEYLMLNVANTRQFGNNAYIAPHASYSDGLLDIVLVKKFTFWQSLGFAFRMFTKRLKENEYLSYFQVKNLKFIIENSKSWHLDGEGMKISSPIQVKILPYSLKILID is encoded by the coding sequence ATGAGGGCATCGTTTATTATCAATCCGTATTCCGCAAAAAAAAACTATCAACAGTTTTTAGATTTGTTATTGAAGAAGATTCCAAATGCAAATTATCTAGTTTCTGAATCTTTAGAAGATACCGATAGTTTTATTAAGAAAGAATGGGATAATACCGATGTTTTTGTTGCAGTAGGTGGGGATGGGACAATTTCCACTGTTGCCCAAAAGATTATTCATTCAGAAAAAATACTAGCCGTTTTCCCTGCGGGGTCAGGAAATGGATTTTCTAACGAAACACACTTTAATAAGAATATAGATGACTTATTGGACAAAATTAAGAAAGGAAACTTTCAACAAATTGATACTTTTACGGTGAATGATCGCTTGTCAATTAATGTTTCTGGTGCTGGATTTGATGGAGAAGTAATTAAAAAATTCGAAAAAACAAGTCGCGGTTTTGTTAATTATATAAAAGTAACCGTAAAGACATTTTTTATCTATAAATCGATTAAGATAAAATTCGAAGAAGCTTATCAGCAGTACGATGGAGAGTATCTTATGCTTAATGTAGCCAATACAAGACAATTTGGGAATAATGCTTATATAGCACCTCATGCCAGTTATAGTGATGGCCTGCTAGACATTGTTTTGGTGAAGAAATTTACTTTCTGGCAATCATTAGGATTTGCTTTCCGTATGTTTACAAAGAGATTGAAAGAAAATGAATATTTAAGCTATTTTCAAGTGAAAAATTTAAAATTCATTATTGAAAATTCAAAATCTTGGCATTTGGATGGAGAAGGGATGAAAATTAGCTCTCCCATTCAGGTTAAAATTTTGCCTTATAGCTTAAAAATTTTGATTGATTAA
- a CDS encoding alpha-L-fucosidase translates to MKNKFLTIVALTAMGISSIHGQAWLGSTTEKPKEKIALKYGPISPNPRTDADMQRFREYGLGQFIHWGVYAIPGNEWNGVSARKGAAASEWIRSWSGSTAPKDWKNTYDNLYKSFNPKDFDAKRWAKEAKGMGAKYVIFTTKHHDGFALWPTRYSDYNISKTPYKKDIVKQIVDAYTAEGIDVYLYFSILEWNNPNYLYAAPKNDEEKKKYQKFLQYTRNQLLELLKNYPQIKGFWFDGTWDKAWISSYEFTYQLEKELREKHPGLIIGSRFRNDENGKRHFDTNGDLLGDYEQGWERKLPSSFESLNGNDWDCVMTIPPNGWGYMKDWSGLYTKTSDDLIEMLMKSRSMNGNFVINFGPDGNGDFHPEEKKIMKEVGEWMKLNAKAVYATHHSDLSSTPYGYFTQRENTVYLTVFNRPVNNILRIPIDKKAKEIPIKASLLANGAPSVIKHSDIGLDRDKNTYYDILLPKDFTSDKAFVVEIQLQKGSANTQKLMDAKM, encoded by the coding sequence ATGAAAAATAAATTTTTAACCATAGTAGCACTTACTGCTATGGGAATTTCTTCTATCCATGGACAAGCTTGGTTAGGAAGTACTACAGAAAAACCAAAAGAAAAAATAGCATTAAAATACGGTCCTATTTCACCTAATCCAAGAACAGATGCTGATATGCAACGGTTCCGAGAATATGGCTTAGGTCAATTTATCCATTGGGGAGTTTATGCCATTCCAGGAAATGAGTGGAATGGAGTGAGCGCCAGAAAGGGAGCAGCTGCCTCCGAGTGGATACGCTCATGGAGTGGATCAACAGCCCCAAAAGATTGGAAAAATACGTATGATAACTTATACAAATCTTTTAATCCTAAAGATTTTGATGCCAAGAGATGGGCGAAAGAAGCTAAGGGTATGGGGGCAAAATACGTGATTTTTACAACAAAGCATCATGATGGTTTTGCACTATGGCCTACGCGATATTCGGATTATAATATTTCAAAAACACCTTATAAAAAAGATATTGTAAAGCAAATTGTTGATGCTTATACCGCTGAGGGGATTGATGTGTATTTGTATTTCTCTATTTTGGAGTGGAATAATCCTAACTACCTTTATGCAGCTCCTAAAAACGACGAGGAAAAGAAAAAATACCAGAAGTTTTTGCAATATACCCGCAACCAGCTTTTAGAGTTGCTGAAAAATTACCCGCAGATAAAGGGCTTTTGGTTTGATGGAACCTGGGATAAAGCATGGATTTCTTCTTATGAGTTTACTTACCAGCTTGAAAAAGAATTAAGAGAAAAACATCCTGGTCTTATCATTGGTAGCCGTTTCCGAAATGATGAAAATGGAAAAAGGCATTTTGATACCAACGGAGATCTTTTAGGAGATTATGAACAAGGTTGGGAGAGAAAACTACCGAGTAGTTTTGAGTCCCTCAACGGTAACGATTGGGATTGTGTAATGACCATCCCTCCTAATGGATGGGGGTACATGAAGGATTGGTCAGGTTTATATACCAAAACTTCGGATGATTTAATAGAAATGTTGATGAAATCGAGGTCTATGAATGGTAATTTCGTAATTAATTTTGGACCAGATGGTAATGGAGATTTTCATCCTGAAGAAAAGAAAATTATGAAAGAAGTAGGAGAGTGGATGAAGCTTAATGCTAAGGCTGTGTATGCAACGCATCATTCGGATTTGTCATCTACTCCGTATGGATATTTTACACAACGCGAAAATACCGTTTATCTTACTGTTTTTAATAGACCTGTGAATAATATTCTGAGAATTCCTATCGATAAAAAAGCAAAAGAAATTCCTATTAAGGCTTCTCTATTGGCAAATGGGGCGCCATCGGTAATCAAGCATAGCGATATAGGTTTGGATAGGGATAAAAACACTTATTACGATATTCTCCTTCCTAAGGATTTTACTTCAGATAAAGCTTTTGTAGTAGAGATTCAGTTACAAAAAGGATCTGCCAATACTCAGAAACTTATGGATGCTAAAATGTAA
- a CDS encoding CoA pyrophosphatase, with the protein MRDYANLIERFSELELSGERAHRRYSPPYRKVLSDEEIQALNPKLAAVNILLYPKENQWYFPLMVRSINRNDRHSGQISLPGGKHEDGDANFEATAIRETYEELGVSPEKMRIIKNLSPIYIPPSNFYVYAFVSWMAERPRFQLQSSEAQELIELPLRSIFNLPSNPEMKVLNTTQGKEVPVIDYNGYIIWGATSMILSEFRDLMKKV; encoded by the coding sequence ATGAGAGACTATGCCAACCTTATAGAAAGATTTTCAGAACTAGAACTAAGCGGAGAGCGTGCTCACCGTAGATACTCCCCGCCATATCGTAAAGTATTGTCCGATGAAGAAATACAAGCACTAAATCCTAAGTTGGCAGCAGTTAACATCTTACTATACCCAAAAGAAAACCAATGGTATTTCCCATTAATGGTAAGGAGTATTAATAGGAATGATAGGCACAGTGGCCAGATTAGCCTACCCGGAGGGAAACACGAAGATGGAGATGCCAATTTTGAGGCTACTGCTATTCGTGAAACTTATGAAGAATTAGGGGTGTCCCCAGAGAAAATGAGGATTATTAAAAATCTAAGCCCTATCTATATCCCGCCGAGTAATTTTTACGTATATGCCTTTGTATCATGGATGGCAGAAAGGCCCCGTTTCCAACTGCAATCTTCAGAAGCTCAGGAGCTGATAGAGCTTCCTCTAAGATCTATTTTTAACTTGCCTTCCAATCCAGAGATGAAGGTGTTGAATACCACTCAGGGCAAAGAAGTCCCTGTAATCGATTATAATGGCTATATCATCTGGGGGGCAACTTCAATGATCTTATCGGAATTTAGAGATTTGATGAAAAAAGTTTAA
- the rny gene encoding ribonuclease Y: MTITTVIVGILCLAIGAVVGLFFSKSSLNSKANFIIEDAKKSAENLLEKAKVQAESIKKERIVQAKEKFLELKSEHDNNIQQREKKMQDAEKRIKDKEHKLNDELSKTGKLEKDLTRQNQEVARKLEQLEIKNQELSSATAQKVELLEKISGFSAEEAKEELVKAMKSEAKSKAQAYVTNAMDEAKLNAKNEARKIVIQTIQRIGTEQAIENSVSVFNIESDEIKGRIIGREGRNIRALEAATGVEIIVDDTPEAILLSCFDPVRREIARLSLHRLVTDGRIHPARIEEVVEKTTRQIEEEIIEVGKRTILDLGIHGLHPELVKIVGRMKYRSSYGQNLLQHSREVANIAATMAAELGLNVKLAKRAGLLHDIGKVPEQESELPHALLGMQWAEKYGENPEVINAIGAHHDEIEMTSLLSPIVQVADAISGARPGARRQVLESYIQRLKDLESAALSFDGVSSAFAIQAGRELRVMVESGKVNDDVAAQLSYDISEKIQNELTYPGQVKVTVIRETRAVNIAR, translated from the coding sequence ATGACCATTACAACCGTTATCGTCGGCATTTTATGCCTCGCAATAGGAGCTGTAGTAGGGCTATTCTTCTCGAAAAGCTCTCTGAACTCCAAAGCTAACTTTATTATTGAAGATGCCAAAAAAAGTGCTGAAAACTTATTAGAAAAAGCAAAAGTACAGGCAGAATCTATAAAAAAGGAAAGAATTGTACAAGCAAAAGAAAAGTTTTTAGAATTAAAATCTGAGCATGACAATAACATCCAGCAACGCGAGAAAAAAATGCAGGATGCTGAAAAAAGAATTAAAGACAAAGAGCATAAGCTAAATGATGAGCTTTCTAAAACAGGGAAATTAGAAAAAGACCTTACTCGTCAAAACCAAGAAGTAGCAAGAAAATTAGAGCAATTGGAAATTAAAAACCAAGAGTTATCGAGTGCTACTGCTCAAAAAGTAGAACTTCTTGAAAAGATTTCAGGTTTCTCAGCTGAAGAAGCTAAAGAGGAATTGGTAAAAGCCATGAAGTCTGAAGCAAAATCCAAAGCACAGGCCTATGTAACCAATGCGATGGATGAAGCGAAACTAAATGCCAAAAACGAAGCTAGAAAAATCGTTATCCAAACCATACAAAGAATTGGTACCGAGCAAGCGATTGAAAATTCTGTTTCTGTATTCAATATAGAATCGGATGAAATTAAAGGTAGAATTATTGGTAGAGAAGGCCGAAATATCCGTGCATTAGAAGCTGCTACCGGAGTAGAAATTATAGTGGATGATACTCCAGAAGCTATTCTTCTTTCATGTTTCGATCCTGTAAGAAGAGAAATTGCCAGACTTTCCCTACATCGTTTGGTAACCGATGGAAGAATTCACCCTGCAAGAATTGAGGAGGTGGTTGAAAAAACAACTCGCCAGATTGAAGAGGAAATCATCGAAGTAGGTAAGAGAACCATTCTCGATTTAGGAATCCATGGATTACATCCTGAATTGGTGAAAATAGTAGGTAGAATGAAGTACCGTTCTTCTTACGGCCAAAACTTATTACAACACTCCAGAGAAGTGGCAAATATTGCAGCAACTATGGCTGCCGAGCTAGGCCTTAACGTGAAATTAGCGAAGAGAGCTGGGTTATTACACGATATAGGAAAAGTACCTGAACAAGAATCTGAATTACCTCACGCATTATTAGGTATGCAATGGGCAGAGAAATATGGTGAAAACCCTGAAGTAATCAATGCAATTGGTGCTCACCATGATGAAATAGAGATGACCTCATTGCTTTCTCCTATCGTACAAGTAGCCGATGCGATTTCTGGAGCTAGACCAGGAGCAAGAAGACAGGTATTGGAATCTTATATCCAAAGATTGAAAGACCTAGAATCTGCAGCACTTAGCTTTGACGGGGTTTCTAGCGCCTTTGCTATCCAAGCAGGTAGAGAACTTCGTGTGATGGTAGAAAGCGGTAAAGTAAATGATGACGTTGCTGCACAACTTTCTTATGATATTTCTGAAAAAATCCAAAACGAACTGACTTATCCAGGACAAGTAAAAGTTACGGTAATTAGAGAAACTAGAGCGGTAAATATCGCACGATAA
- a CDS encoding glycoside hydrolase family 2 protein → MLNKIQKAAVLALLFSGGIAYAQRVVSDFNQDWRFFKPLNSTYTLDFPNGQDLKLGMVDLWENVNLPHTFNKEDMQKDRNFFTGDVVYQKSFTPDARHKDKRIFLRFEGVGSVAKIYINNKYIGEHKGAYSQFAFEITNSLIPDKENVISVVANNQARKDVIPVNQFLFPIYGGIYRPVSLITTDKTQFTVTDNASPGILISQKNVSAKSADIEIKARLNTTETTIQNAVLETSILDKSGKVVASKKENVKVSPQGTTYIIQNLAIKNPHLWDGIRDPYLYKVVSQLSENGKIIDELQQKLGLRTVEIIPGKGVLLNGKKYPMYGVSRHQDEWGYGSALSYEQHQRDMEMMKEMGVTTLRLAHYQQAPQMYDLADEYGFLVWAEIPFVNAVSYQESENAKQQMVELVKQNYNHPSIFIWGVHNEVYSKTKDEQVPVLSRQLNEIAKTIDPYRFTGAVNGFSNVDRQENLSTDVQGINHYYGWYNGEIKDLEAWAENLEKNFPQYKVFLTEYGADGNMDIGSEKVEKPKNVVSGNWFPENYQTETHIQQWAIIERYPIISASYVWNMFEFAVPMWNRGGVNARNLKGLVSFDRKRKKDSFYWYKANWNPQPMIYLANRRDNIRKNSTAKIQAFSNMKNVKFIINGKEFTPKQGVNNKHWVLENAPLQKGENLIKVVAANAKEVLTDEMTWILE, encoded by the coding sequence ATGTTAAACAAAATTCAGAAGGCAGCAGTCTTAGCATTGCTGTTCTCGGGAGGAATTGCTTATGCTCAAAGAGTTGTATCCGATTTCAACCAAGATTGGAGGTTCTTCAAACCTTTAAACAGTACTTATACACTAGATTTTCCAAATGGCCAAGATCTTAAATTAGGGATGGTCGATTTATGGGAAAATGTAAATCTACCCCATACTTTTAATAAAGAAGATATGCAAAAGGATAGAAACTTCTTTACAGGGGATGTAGTGTATCAAAAATCTTTTACTCCAGATGCTCGCCACAAGGACAAACGTATATTTTTAAGGTTTGAAGGAGTAGGGAGCGTTGCAAAAATTTACATCAATAACAAATACATTGGTGAGCATAAAGGGGCTTATTCCCAATTCGCTTTTGAAATTACCAATTCCCTTATACCAGATAAGGAAAATGTGATTTCTGTAGTTGCCAATAACCAAGCTCGCAAAGATGTTATCCCGGTTAATCAGTTTTTATTTCCTATTTATGGGGGAATTTACCGACCTGTAAGTTTAATAACAACTGATAAAACCCAGTTTACAGTTACAGATAATGCTTCCCCAGGGATATTGATTAGTCAAAAAAATGTTTCTGCAAAGAGTGCAGACATAGAGATAAAAGCAAGGCTAAATACTACGGAAACAACTATTCAAAATGCAGTTTTAGAAACTTCTATTTTGGATAAATCAGGAAAGGTTGTGGCTAGTAAAAAGGAAAATGTGAAGGTTTCCCCACAAGGGACGACTTATATTATCCAAAATTTGGCAATTAAAAACCCTCATCTATGGGATGGAATAAGAGATCCTTATTTGTATAAGGTAGTTTCCCAACTGTCTGAAAATGGAAAAATTATAGATGAGCTTCAGCAAAAGTTAGGACTAAGGACAGTGGAAATTATTCCTGGTAAAGGAGTACTCTTAAATGGTAAAAAATATCCTATGTACGGAGTTTCTCGCCATCAGGATGAATGGGGATATGGTTCTGCTCTTTCATATGAACAGCACCAACGAGATATGGAGATGATGAAGGAAATGGGAGTAACCACTTTACGGTTGGCACATTATCAACAAGCTCCACAGATGTATGATTTGGCGGACGAATATGGCTTTTTGGTATGGGCAGAAATTCCTTTTGTTAATGCGGTTTCTTATCAAGAGTCAGAAAATGCAAAGCAACAAATGGTAGAATTGGTAAAGCAGAACTATAATCATCCCTCTATTTTCATTTGGGGTGTCCATAATGAAGTGTATTCTAAAACAAAAGATGAGCAAGTCCCAGTGTTATCTAGGCAATTGAATGAAATTGCAAAAACAATAGACCCTTATCGTTTTACGGGAGCGGTTAATGGCTTTTCTAATGTGGATAGGCAAGAAAACCTAAGTACAGATGTACAAGGGATTAACCATTATTATGGCTGGTACAATGGAGAAATTAAAGACTTGGAAGCTTGGGCAGAAAATTTAGAAAAAAACTTTCCGCAGTATAAAGTCTTCTTAACAGAGTATGGAGCAGATGGTAATATGGATATAGGATCCGAGAAAGTTGAAAAGCCCAAAAATGTGGTGTCTGGCAATTGGTTTCCAGAAAACTACCAGACCGAAACGCATATCCAACAATGGGCAATTATTGAAAGATATCCTATAATTTCAGCTTCGTACGTGTGGAATATGTTTGAGTTTGCTGTGCCAATGTGGAATAGAGGTGGAGTAAATGCTCGGAATTTAAAAGGGTTGGTAAGTTTTGATAGAAAAAGGAAAAAAGATTCTTTCTATTGGTATAAAGCAAATTGGAATCCCCAACCAATGATTTATCTAGCCAATAGGAGAGATAATATTCGTAAAAACTCTACTGCCAAAATCCAAGCATTTTCCAATATGAAAAATGTAAAATTTATTATCAATGGAAAAGAGTTTACTCCTAAACAAGGGGTAAATAACAAGCATTGGGTTTTAGAAAATGCTCCGCTGCAAAAAGGTGAAAACCTTATTAAAGTTGTGGCAGCAAATGCTAAGGAAGTACTTACGGATGAAATGACTTGGATTTTAGAATAA
- a CDS encoding DUF3298 domain-containing protein, with amino-acid sequence MRFFLLSFMLVELSSCQKISEFKDYKEMKVDTVDYRKTFKVNDSVNAQYTARILIFPELKEKSIEKNIYRDYDFTAYSPETLSYYFDEQSSALFARSDKIFKRYPQRLNLFFHTDMKVLYRDNRYLNLQYYWITYEGGSHPNDVYKDKVFDLKKGVHVHLSDLLTIPNHLLSKMLMENYPKAIIRESRGLTHQQLLIEKVIPVPENFYFDQQYFYFHFQPYDITEYKAGDVVIPISIQDLKPYLAVDFKGHMNIK; translated from the coding sequence GTGAGGTTTTTCCTATTAAGTTTCATGTTGGTGGAGCTTTCTTCCTGTCAAAAAATTTCAGAGTTTAAAGATTATAAAGAGATGAAGGTAGATACGGTGGACTATCGTAAAACTTTCAAAGTAAACGATTCGGTAAATGCTCAATATACCGCTAGGATTTTAATTTTTCCAGAATTGAAAGAAAAATCTATTGAAAAAAATATCTATAGGGATTATGACTTTACCGCTTATTCCCCCGAAACTTTATCTTATTATTTTGACGAACAGTCATCCGCACTATTTGCAAGAAGTGATAAAATTTTCAAGAGATATCCCCAACGGTTGAATTTGTTTTTCCATACAGATATGAAGGTTTTGTATCGAGATAATCGCTATCTTAATCTCCAATATTATTGGATTACTTACGAAGGAGGTTCTCACCCAAATGATGTATATAAAGATAAGGTTTTCGATCTTAAAAAAGGAGTGCACGTCCATTTATCAGATCTGTTAACCATTCCAAATCATCTGTTAAGCAAAATGCTGATGGAAAATTACCCTAAAGCAATCATTAGAGAAAGCAGGGGACTTACCCATCAACAATTATTGATAGAAAAAGTAATTCCTGTTCCTGAGAATTTTTACTTCGATCAGCAGTATTTTTACTTTCATTTTCAGCCGTATGACATTACCGAATATAAAGCTGGGGATGTGGTGATACCTATCTCAATTCAGGATTTAAAGCCTTATTTAGCAGTGGATTTTAAAGGTCATATGAATATCAAATAG